A window from Athalia rosae chromosome 5, iyAthRosa1.1, whole genome shotgun sequence encodes these proteins:
- the LOC105694140 gene encoding adenosine kinase-like, protein MSEDQSLTHAIMTVEVPAVVGFGNPLLDIYTSLESDDILKKYNLEVDGEQELPVEIIQQLINEFPPESKHHVSPGGCAQNTMRVLQWLCGGVEGRQLGIFCGGLGDDPRGKTLDHMVRASGLDTRYAVYPDLPTGVCISMITKPFRSLVAHLGAAGVYTLENLKHGNLPFSSLKIIYIEGFFITHSFDVALELVKVAAEKGITVAFNISGEYIFQEHHAAICKMVNSSGIVFGNSREMKALARVLNLCYNNVEEIPILLNNLKRVTVGASSKNQSNWFLDNGIIVMTQGGRSPAIVVWGEGESAEVLPVVPEAPVLDTTGAGDSLVAGFLLGVLAGRRPKSCLQLGCKVASMIVTRIGVTLPDVVPEHILK, encoded by the exons ATGAGTGAAGATCAGTCCCTGACACATGCCATTATGACTGTAGAAGTACCGGCGGTGGTTGGCTTTGGCAATCCATTGCTAGATATTTACACATCCCTCGAGAGcgatgatattttgaaaaaatataacctCGAAGTTGATGGCGAGCAAGAACTTCCAGTAGAAATAATCCAACAGCTTATCAACGAATTTCCTCCTGA ATCGAAACATCATGTCAGTCCTGGAGGTTGTGCTCAGAATACCATGCGGGTCTTGCAGTGGTTATGCGGTGGAGTTGAGGGGCGTCAATTGGGGATATTTTGCGGAGGACTTGGAGATGATCCTAGAGGAAAAACTCTGGACCACATGGTTCGCGCATCTGGCTTAGATACTCG ATACGCAGTTTACCCTGATTTACCCACTGGAGTTTGTATTTCTATGATCACAAAACCATTTCGAAGTCTTGTTGCACATTTGGGTGCTGCTGGTGTCtatactttggaaaatttgaaacatgGAAACTTGCCATTTAGTTCATTAAAGATAATTTATATCGAAGGATTTTTCATTACGCATAGCTTTGACGTTGCATTAGAGCTGGTCAAAGTAGCTGCAGAAAAGGGTATTACTGTAGCATTCAACATTAGTGGCGAGTACATCTTTCAG GAACATCATGCTGCAATCTGTAAGATGGTCAATTCGTCTggtatagtctttggtaatTCCAGAGAGATGAAAGCTCTGGCTCGAGTATTGAATCTCTGTTACAACAATGTGGAGGAGATCCCAATTCTATTGAACAATTTAAAAAGGGTTACAGTTGGAGCTTCAAGCAAGAATCAGAGTAATTGGTTTTTGGACAATGGTATCATCGTAATGACTCAGGGTGGAAGATCCCCAGCTATAGTGGTTTGGGGAGAGGGTGAATCTGCTGAG GTGCTTCCTGTAGTTCCTGAAGCACCAGTATTGGATACGACTGGTGCAGGTGATTCTTTAGTGGCAGGTTTCTTGCTTGGTGTACTAGCTGGAAGAAGACCAAAGTCGTGTTTGCAGTTAGGCTGTAAAGTCGCAAGCATGATTGTTACTAGAATTGGTGTAACTTTGCCGGATGTCGTGCCGGAACatatattgaaataa